The Streptomyces cynarae genome contains a region encoding:
- a CDS encoding flavin reductase family protein produces MTVEALARPSLIGNQEFRDAMALLAAPVTVVTTVDAVGRRRGFTASAVSSVSMDPPLLSVGLARTSSCHDDLLAAPEFVVNVLAGHQQDVARGFARQGQDRFAQGTFAEWPGTGLPYLPDALMTLHCRLDQVVEAGDHVLVLGAICGTRTSAPGKALVWYDRAFHTPG; encoded by the coding sequence ATGACTGTTGAGGCACTCGCGCGGCCCTCCCTCATCGGCAACCAGGAGTTCCGCGACGCGATGGCGCTGCTCGCCGCCCCCGTCACGGTCGTCACCACCGTGGACGCGGTGGGACGGCGGCGCGGGTTCACGGCCAGCGCCGTCTCCTCGGTGTCCATGGACCCGCCGCTGCTGTCGGTGGGCCTGGCCCGCACCTCCAGCTGCCACGACGACCTGCTGGCCGCACCCGAATTCGTGGTCAACGTGCTCGCCGGGCACCAGCAGGACGTCGCCCGGGGCTTCGCCCGGCAGGGCCAGGACCGGTTCGCCCAGGGGACCTTCGCCGAGTGGCCGGGCACCGGACTGCCGTATCTGCCCGACGCCCTGATGACGCTGCACTGCCGGCTCGACCAGGTGGTGGAGGCCGGCGACCACGTCCTCGTACTGGGCGCGATCTGCGGCACCCGGACCAGCGCTCCGGGCAAGGCCCTCGTCTGGTACGACCGCGCCTTCCACACCCCCGGCTGA
- a CDS encoding BTAD domain-containing putative transcriptional regulator, which produces MEFRILGAPEVAAAPRAPGVALTSPKQRTLLGALLTRPGGVVPAEHLIRELWGDCPPGKAGNALQAHVSRLRQALISVEPERANTPRLVARGAGYLLQVRPEELDRARFRNAVERGRALVERDPRAAWRQLRDALALWRGPALYGSARGPLCSGVARRLEAERLDVLELYFDCGLRAGRHAQLVEEIDAVALAHPGRSRFQEQLALAMRRVGGYDLPADEPAPRESVTLPGGLGSGREEPASGLRRPDTAAGGFGGGVQESGPGVPKFEAFRGGALGCSQEELAPDVRESETAAGDFGFDPEEPGPGRRVPGAVPGGSALVPGRPRPTPYGTGTGLGSGSQVHAPGRRDDDPATESSSPGRHGRQAEPESPWAGPSGHRPDPTAPTPNVSGRQPDFTALHPDPNGRRPRPTAPRPGPNGRRPDSTVPRPVPAGHRPDATASRPGPNGRRPDSSAHQPHSNGRPSQPTDAGSDRRQPAPDAEGRRPVEAEGMREAPARGPVPAGRGPGVPGAHEPAGAARGGIGARSGAADDGDVANGRSSTTGTATRVATGPGGTDGRARRTGHGDDRAPGTVPGSGTTGSGAAGRDPGHAGPVPATSSGTGRGGGLASPGPGRPRAVPRAPRETATTGPGGRGVWVSNGPEPERAAERRELIRLRERVALLASQQKELQAQVEHLTALLGSRLPAPARTGTASAARQPT; this is translated from the coding sequence ATGGAATTCCGGATCTTGGGCGCCCCGGAGGTGGCCGCCGCACCGCGCGCACCAGGCGTGGCGCTCACCAGCCCGAAACAGCGCACCCTGCTCGGCGCGCTGCTCACCCGGCCGGGCGGTGTCGTCCCCGCGGAGCATCTGATCCGCGAGCTGTGGGGCGACTGCCCGCCCGGCAAGGCGGGCAACGCGCTGCAGGCGCACGTGTCGCGGCTGCGGCAGGCGCTGATCTCGGTGGAGCCGGAGCGGGCCAACACCCCGCGCCTGGTGGCCCGGGGTGCCGGATATCTGCTCCAGGTCCGCCCCGAGGAACTGGACCGCGCCCGCTTCCGCAACGCCGTCGAGCGCGGCCGGGCCCTGGTGGAGCGCGATCCGCGCGCCGCCTGGCGGCAGTTGCGCGACGCGCTGGCACTGTGGCGGGGGCCCGCCCTGTACGGCAGTGCGCGCGGACCCCTGTGCTCCGGGGTCGCCCGGCGGCTGGAGGCGGAGCGGCTCGACGTGCTGGAGCTGTACTTCGACTGCGGGCTGCGCGCCGGGCGCCACGCGCAGCTGGTGGAGGAGATCGACGCGGTCGCCCTGGCGCACCCCGGCCGCTCCCGCTTCCAGGAGCAACTGGCCCTGGCGATGCGCCGTGTCGGCGGCTACGACCTCCCTGCCGACGAGCCGGCTCCGCGCGAGTCCGTGACGCTCCCGGGCGGTCTCGGTTCGGGGCGGGAGGAGCCCGCATCGGGCCTGCGGCGGCCCGACACCGCTGCCGGGGGCTTCGGGGGCGGCGTTCAGGAGTCCGGGCCGGGCGTACCGAAGTTCGAGGCGTTCCGGGGCGGCGCCCTCGGCTGCAGCCAGGAGGAACTTGCACCGGACGTACGGGAATCCGAAACCGCCGCTGGCGACTTCGGGTTCGACCCCGAGGAGCCCGGACCGGGACGGCGTGTTCCCGGAGCCGTCCCGGGCGGCTCCGCGCTGGTACCGGGGAGGCCCCGGCCGACCCCCTACGGCACCGGCACCGGCCTCGGCTCCGGTTCGCAGGTCCACGCACCGGGCCGACGGGATGATGACCCCGCTACGGAGAGCTCCTCGCCGGGCCGGCACGGTCGTCAGGCGGAACCCGAGTCCCCTTGGGCGGGCCCCAGCGGTCATCGACCCGATCCCACGGCGCCGACGCCGAACGTGAGCGGTCGGCAGCCCGACTTCACGGCCCTCCACCCGGATCCGAACGGACGTCGGCCACGTCCCACGGCCCCCCGACCGGGCCCCAACGGTCGTCGCCCCGATTCCACGGTGCCCCGACCGGTCCCGGCCGGCCACCGGCCCGATGCCACCGCCTCCCGACCCGGCCCGAACGGACGTCGGCCAGACTCCTCGGCCCACCAGCCTCACTCGAACGGCCGCCCGTCCCAGCCCACGGACGCCGGGTCGGACCGGCGGCAGCCGGCGCCCGATGCGGAGGGGCGTCGGCCGGTCGAGGCCGAGGGCATGCGGGAAGCGCCTGCACGCGGCCCCGTCCCGGCCGGTCGGGGGCCAGGCGTCCCGGGGGCGCACGAACCGGCCGGAGCCGCACGCGGTGGCATCGGCGCCCGCTCCGGCGCCGCCGACGACGGCGACGTCGCGAACGGGCGCTCCTCCACGACCGGAACCGCCACCCGCGTCGCCACGGGCCCCGGCGGCACGGACGGCCGTGCTCGGCGCACCGGCCACGGCGACGACCGCGCTCCCGGTACCGTCCCGGGGTCAGGCACCACCGGGTCCGGCGCCGCGGGCCGCGACCCCGGTCACGCCGGCCCCGTACCCGCCACGAGCAGCGGCACCGGGCGCGGGGGCGGACTCGCTTCTCCCGGCCCCGGTCGGCCGCGAGCCGTGCCACGGGCCCCGCGGGAGACGGCGACTACAGGGCCCGGAGGTCGGGGTGTGTGGGTCAGCAACGGGCCGGAGCCGGAGCGGGCCGCGGAGCGGCGGGAGTTGATCCGGCTGCGCGAGCGGGTCGCGCTGCTCGCTTCGCAGCAGAAGGAGTTGCAGGCTCAGGTGGAGCACCTCACCGCGCTTCTCGGCAGCCGGCTCCCGGCGCCCGCTCGGACCGGCACCGCGAGCGCGGCACGGCAGCCGACCTGA
- a CDS encoding LLM class flavin-dependent oxidoreductase, which produces MEFGVNFFPVIDPAEKTATAYYDETLRLIELAESLGFTQAQTVEHYFSGYGGYCPDPITLLTAAAARTTRIRLATGACVPAFTHPVKLAGKLAMLDHLSHGRLDVGFGRAFLPTEFEAFGVSMDESRARFAEGVEAIRRLWTEENLVWEGSFHRFGPVTMLPRPYQDPHPPIYIASASSAESCAAAGTAGHHLQVVPSVTSAEQLAAMLVHYRRAWDAAGHDPAARRIQIKFTCYVDADRETAYQQGEFYERNYVDHMAKAVAPLAERGSADYPGYEKFLEKARNYDFRAALGANKVLAGNPSDVLAQIETVREQFGTDLSFSLQFNPGAMEYGRAAAAMELFAAEVMPAFQDDAPQDGTGAEIRCRAALAVPA; this is translated from the coding sequence ATGGAATTCGGTGTGAACTTCTTTCCGGTCATCGACCCGGCCGAGAAAACGGCGACGGCCTACTACGACGAGACGCTGCGGCTCATCGAACTGGCCGAGTCCCTCGGTTTCACCCAGGCGCAGACCGTCGAACACTACTTCTCGGGCTACGGCGGTTACTGCCCCGACCCGATCACGCTGCTCACGGCGGCCGCCGCCCGCACCACGCGGATCCGGCTGGCCACCGGGGCGTGCGTGCCCGCCTTCACCCACCCGGTGAAACTGGCCGGCAAGCTGGCCATGCTCGACCACCTCTCGCACGGCCGGCTCGACGTCGGCTTCGGACGCGCCTTCCTGCCCACGGAGTTCGAGGCGTTCGGCGTGTCCATGGACGAGAGCCGGGCCCGGTTCGCCGAGGGTGTCGAGGCGATCCGCAGGCTGTGGACGGAGGAGAACCTGGTCTGGGAGGGCAGCTTCCACCGGTTCGGGCCGGTCACCATGCTGCCCCGGCCGTACCAGGACCCGCACCCGCCGATCTACATCGCCTCGGCGTCCAGCGCCGAGTCCTGCGCGGCGGCCGGCACCGCCGGGCACCACTTGCAGGTCGTGCCGTCGGTCACCTCCGCCGAGCAACTGGCCGCGATGCTGGTCCACTACCGCCGGGCCTGGGACGCGGCGGGGCACGACCCGGCGGCCCGCCGCATCCAGATCAAATTCACCTGCTATGTGGACGCCGACCGGGAAACGGCGTACCAGCAGGGCGAATTCTACGAGCGCAACTACGTGGACCACATGGCGAAGGCCGTCGCCCCGCTCGCCGAGAGGGGATCGGCGGACTATCCCGGGTACGAGAAGTTCCTCGAGAAGGCACGGAATTACGACTTCCGTGCCGCGCTCGGGGCGAACAAGGTACTGGCGGGAAATCCGTCCGACGTGCTCGCCCAGATCGAGACGGTACGCGAGCAGTTCGGCACGGATCTCTCCTTCAGCCTCCAGTTCAACCCGGGCGCCATGGAATACGGCCGGGCGGCAGCCGCGATGGAATTGTTCGCGGCCGAGGTGATGCCGGCGTTCCAGGACGACGCGCCGCAGGACGGCACGGGCGCCGAGATCCGCTGCCGCGCCGCGCTCGCGGTGCCGGCCTGA
- a CDS encoding DegT/DnrJ/EryC1/StrS aminotransferase family protein, which produces MRGSYSVPYAKRGTILGAAEVAALEDVVASDDALTMGAWRERFEERFARHVGARHALSVTSGTVALELAIHLLDLQPGDEVVVTPQTFQATAQPLLGSPARVRFCDVQPESLNMDPVVLKSLVNERTRAILLVHYGGWSADMDEIMAIARERGITVIEDCAHALGARYDGRRPGSLGDIGCFSFHSAKNISTLGEGGMLTFDRDDWAERIDRLRSNEIDGVLTAVPEPTAPAPELLPWMKFTSGAYERVVSEFRRPGTNATLSEAAAAVGLVQMDRLDTLVARRRAIAARLDEVVAAHPYTRVQRPRPGIQHAQHLYTCFLDGPDGARERLVHGLNSRGVEVQLRYFPLHLLPEWQQRGHGTGECPVAEHLWFHEHVNLPCHPGLSDAQVDHLVNALDEALAEALAPAADAQPVGAARG; this is translated from the coding sequence ATGCGGGGAAGTTATTCCGTGCCGTACGCGAAACGCGGAACCATACTCGGCGCGGCCGAGGTCGCGGCTCTCGAGGACGTCGTCGCCTCTGACGACGCGCTGACGATGGGCGCCTGGCGGGAACGCTTCGAGGAGCGCTTCGCCCGCCATGTGGGGGCCCGTCACGCCCTGTCGGTCACCAGCGGCACGGTTGCCCTGGAACTGGCCATCCATCTGCTGGACCTACAGCCGGGCGACGAGGTCGTCGTCACCCCGCAGACGTTCCAGGCGACCGCCCAGCCGCTGCTCGGGTCGCCGGCCCGGGTGCGCTTCTGCGACGTACAACCCGAGTCCCTGAACATGGACCCGGTCGTTCTGAAGTCCCTGGTCAACGAGCGGACGCGGGCCATCCTGCTGGTGCACTACGGCGGCTGGTCGGCCGACATGGACGAGATCATGGCGATCGCCCGCGAGCGCGGCATCACCGTGATCGAGGACTGCGCCCACGCCCTCGGCGCCCGGTACGACGGACGGCGCCCCGGTTCGCTCGGCGACATCGGCTGCTTCAGCTTCCACTCCGCCAAGAACATCAGCACCCTGGGCGAGGGCGGCATGCTGACCTTCGACCGGGACGACTGGGCGGAGCGGATCGACCGGCTGCGGTCCAACGAGATCGACGGGGTCCTGACGGCGGTGCCGGAGCCCACCGCACCGGCCCCGGAGCTGCTGCCCTGGATGAAGTTCACCTCGGGCGCCTATGAGCGGGTGGTCTCCGAGTTCCGCAGGCCGGGCACGAACGCGACCCTGTCGGAGGCCGCGGCCGCCGTGGGTCTCGTGCAGATGGACCGGCTCGACACACTGGTGGCCCGGCGCCGCGCGATCGCCGCGCGCCTCGACGAGGTCGTCGCCGCCCACCCGTACACCCGCGTGCAGCGGCCGAGGCCGGGCATCCAGCACGCCCAGCACCTGTACACCTGCTTCCTGGACGGCCCGGACGGCGCCCGCGAGCGCCTGGTGCACGGCCTCAACTCCCGTGGCGTGGAAGTGCAGTTGCGCTACTTCCCGCTGCACCTGCTGCCGGAGTGGCAGCAGCGCGGCCACGGCACCGGCGAGTGCCCGGTCGCCGAGCACCTGTGGTTCCACGAGCACGTCAACCTGCCCTGCCACCCGGGGCTGTCCGACGCACAGGTCGACCACCTGGTGAACGCACTGGACGAGGCCCTGGCAGAGGCGCTGGCCCCGGCCGCCGACGCCCAGCCGGTCGGCGCGGCTCGCGGCTGA
- a CDS encoding tautomerase family protein, with translation MPFIDVKLYEDRLDEQTEAALIARLTEAVGDVFGPGAAEQTWIAVQGVPRRRWGIGGKPGSADQ, from the coding sequence ATGCCCTTCATCGACGTGAAGCTCTACGAGGACCGCCTCGACGAGCAGACCGAGGCCGCGCTCATCGCCCGCCTCACCGAAGCCGTCGGCGACGTGTTCGGACCCGGCGCCGCCGAACAGACCTGGATCGCCGTGCAGGGAGTGCCCCGCAGGCGCTGGGGCATCGGCGGCAAGCCCGGCTCCGCCGACCAGTAG
- a CDS encoding ketoacyl-ACP synthase III family protein, translated as MKVDDIYLAGVGTYLPPAVPTEQAVKAGWWDADAREASGIESVTVESGLPAPEMAVRAARTALRRSGHRPEDFASLLHTGTFSQGQEGWSAQHYVLLHTLATPISAVEVRQGCLGMLSALGMAAAQLAAAPEGKDAVLLTGADTFSTPLVDRWRAMDLFVLGDAGSALVVSRRSGFARLLAVGSLSDPHMEWRHRDGRVQLPPQQPQERLMDFQSRSDYWRRKWAEGHTPPGGSWQELCEEAVQRTLAEAGTAIEDIARVVTVSFTRDALEAMFLEPLGFDISRSTWEMARRTGHASVNDLAIGLEYLWTTGQVVPGDRVLLVGATPGMECGCAVVEITAPLTDETDAASG; from the coding sequence GTGAAGGTCGACGACATCTACCTGGCCGGCGTGGGCACCTATCTGCCCCCGGCCGTCCCCACCGAACAGGCCGTGAAGGCCGGCTGGTGGGACGCCGACGCCCGGGAGGCGTCCGGCATCGAGTCGGTGACGGTGGAGAGCGGACTGCCCGCCCCCGAGATGGCGGTGCGCGCGGCGCGCACCGCGCTGCGCCGCTCCGGCCACCGCCCCGAGGACTTCGCGTCCCTGCTGCACACCGGCACCTTCAGCCAGGGCCAGGAGGGCTGGTCGGCGCAGCACTACGTGCTGCTGCACACCCTCGCCACGCCGATCAGCGCGGTCGAGGTGCGCCAGGGCTGCCTGGGCATGCTGTCCGCGCTCGGCATGGCCGCCGCGCAGCTGGCCGCCGCCCCGGAAGGCAAGGACGCGGTGCTGCTGACGGGCGCGGACACCTTCTCCACTCCGCTGGTGGACCGCTGGCGCGCGATGGACCTGTTCGTGCTCGGCGACGCGGGCTCCGCCCTGGTGGTCTCCCGCCGCTCCGGCTTCGCGCGGCTGCTGGCCGTCGGCTCGCTGTCGGATCCGCACATGGAGTGGCGCCACCGCGACGGCCGCGTGCAGCTGCCGCCGCAGCAGCCGCAGGAACGGCTGATGGACTTCCAGTCGCGTTCCGACTACTGGCGGCGCAAGTGGGCCGAGGGGCACACCCCGCCGGGCGGCAGCTGGCAGGAGCTGTGCGAGGAGGCCGTGCAGCGCACGCTCGCGGAGGCCGGGACCGCCATCGAGGACATCGCCCGCGTGGTCACCGTGTCCTTCACCCGGGACGCCCTGGAGGCGATGTTCCTCGAACCGCTCGGCTTCGACATCTCCCGCAGCACCTGGGAGATGGCCCGCCGTACCGGCCACGCCAGCGTCAACGACCTGGCGATCGGCCTCGAGTACCTGTGGACCACCGGCCAGGTGGTGCCCGGGGACCGGGTCCTGCTGGTCGGCGCGACCCCGGGCATGGAGTGCGGCTGCGCCGTGGTCGAGATCACCGCGCCGCTCACCGACGAAACGGACGCCGCGTCCGGGTGA
- a CDS encoding (2,3-dihydroxybenzoyl)adenylate synthase: MLDGCTPWPQDVAERYRTEGYWRGETLLDLLDESVRRVGGRTALVGPGTRLTYDELDRRSRRMAAGFRARGIRAGDRVVVQLPNTPEFVVVCFALFRLDAKPVFCLPAHRAAEVRHLCELSQAVGYVFPAELNGFDHLGLARRVRDELPALLHLFVYGEDTAGVGAVPLAEVDAEPEELPAPDPSDVAFFLLSGGTTGLPKLIPRIHEEYAYQARAASQASGLGERDVYLAVLPVEFNFTWGCPGVIGALQQGGTVVFAEEPTPDVCFALIEQEGVTITSVVPSVVQMWLDEAEWLDNDISSLRTLQIGSAKLHPEVAARVEPAFGCRLQQVFGMAEGLLTFTREGDPQETVLTTQGRAISPADEIRIVGEDDREVPVGETGELLARGPYTLRGYYRAPEHNARAFTADGFYRSGDLARLTEDGNLVIEGRIKDVIIRGGDKVPADEVERHLLTLPAVARAALVPVPDTYLGEKTCAFVVPQGTPPSLVELKEALRARGLAEYKLPDRVEYLGSLPLTGLGKVDKKRLSAIARGEDAPAAAGLLPAG, from the coding sequence ATGCTCGACGGATGCACGCCCTGGCCGCAGGACGTCGCCGAGCGCTACCGCACCGAGGGCTACTGGCGCGGTGAGACGCTGCTGGATCTGCTGGACGAGTCCGTCCGCCGGGTCGGTGGCAGGACCGCCCTCGTCGGGCCGGGCACCCGGCTGACGTACGACGAACTCGACCGCCGCTCCCGGCGCATGGCCGCGGGCTTCAGGGCTCGCGGCATCAGGGCCGGGGACCGCGTGGTGGTGCAACTGCCCAACACGCCGGAGTTCGTCGTGGTCTGCTTCGCGCTGTTCCGCCTGGACGCCAAACCGGTGTTCTGCCTGCCCGCGCACCGTGCGGCCGAGGTCCGCCACCTGTGCGAGCTGTCGCAGGCGGTCGGCTATGTCTTCCCGGCCGAGCTGAACGGTTTCGACCACCTGGGGCTCGCGCGCCGGGTCCGTGACGAACTGCCCGCGTTGCTACACCTGTTCGTGTACGGCGAGGACACCGCCGGCGTCGGCGCGGTGCCGCTCGCAGAGGTGGACGCCGAGCCGGAGGAACTGCCCGCGCCGGACCCGTCGGACGTGGCGTTCTTCCTGCTGTCCGGCGGCACCACGGGCCTGCCGAAGCTGATCCCGCGGATCCACGAGGAGTACGCGTACCAGGCGCGGGCCGCCTCCCAGGCGTCCGGCCTGGGCGAGCGGGACGTGTATCTCGCGGTGCTGCCGGTCGAGTTCAACTTCACCTGGGGCTGCCCGGGTGTGATCGGAGCACTTCAGCAGGGCGGCACGGTGGTGTTCGCCGAGGAGCCCACGCCCGACGTGTGCTTCGCGCTCATCGAGCAGGAGGGGGTGACGATAACCTCCGTCGTGCCCAGCGTCGTACAGATGTGGCTCGACGAGGCCGAGTGGCTGGACAACGACATCTCCTCGCTGCGCACCCTGCAGATCGGCAGCGCGAAGCTGCACCCGGAGGTCGCCGCGCGGGTCGAACCGGCGTTCGGCTGCCGGCTGCAACAGGTGTTCGGCATGGCGGAGGGCCTGCTGACCTTCACCCGCGAGGGCGATCCGCAGGAGACGGTCCTGACCACGCAGGGCCGCGCGATCTCACCCGCCGACGAGATCCGCATCGTGGGCGAGGACGACCGCGAGGTGCCGGTCGGCGAGACCGGTGAGCTGCTGGCCCGCGGGCCGTACACACTGCGTGGCTACTACCGGGCGCCGGAGCACAACGCGCGCGCCTTCACCGCGGACGGCTTCTACCGCAGCGGTGACCTGGCCCGGCTCACCGAGGACGGCAACCTGGTGATCGAGGGCCGCATCAAGGACGTCATCATCCGCGGCGGCGACAAGGTCCCGGCCGACGAGGTCGAGCGGCATCTGCTGACCCTGCCGGCGGTGGCGCGGGCTGCGCTGGTGCCCGTACCCGACACCTACCTGGGCGAGAAGACCTGCGCCTTCGTCGTGCCCCAGGGCACCCCGCCGTCCCTGGTGGAGCTCAAGGAGGCGCTGCGGGCCAGGGGCCTTGCCGAGTACAAGCTCCCGGACCGGGTCGAGTACCTCGGCAGCCTGCCGCTGACCGGGCTCGGCAAGGTCGACAAGAAGCGGCTGTCCGCGATCGCCCGGGGCGAGGACGCGCCTGCGGCCGCCGGTCTGCTGCCCGCCGGCTGA
- a CDS encoding phosphopantetheine-binding protein — protein MNSTIRAEDEVRAAVAELLGTAPQEVPGDARLVDLGLTSLQVMRLGSRWRRAGIRVKYQDLAAEPTVNAWARLVSENAENAENTENTENAENSGNGER, from the coding sequence ATGAACAGCACCATCCGAGCCGAGGACGAGGTGCGGGCGGCGGTCGCCGAGCTGCTCGGCACCGCCCCGCAGGAGGTCCCCGGCGACGCCCGCCTGGTCGACCTCGGGCTGACCTCGCTCCAGGTCATGCGGCTCGGCTCGCGCTGGCGCCGCGCCGGAATCCGGGTGAAGTACCAGGACCTGGCCGCCGAGCCCACCGTGAACGCCTGGGCCCGGCTCGTCTCCGAGAACGCCGAGAACGCCGAGAACACTGAGAACACTGAGAACGCCGAGAACTCCGGGAACGGGGAGAGGTGA
- a CDS encoding MFS transporter — translation MTTALFPRARRGELLVVGLCFAAIVCEGYDLIVYGAVVPELLRYEPWHLTPTEAGAIGSYGLFGMLVGALCAGAVADVLGRRRTVLISVAWFSLAMAACALAPTPGWLGLFRALGGLGLGGVMPTAIALTVECSAPHRRSLNNALMFSGYSVGGILAAVLAMPLLPRYGFRVMFWIGVLPLVLVVPLLWRYLPESAAFLRAEGRLAEAEAVARRFTAGRPAPTAPPRAGPPRGR, via the coding sequence ATGACGACGGCTCTCTTCCCCCGTGCGCGACGCGGCGAACTGCTGGTCGTGGGGCTCTGCTTCGCGGCGATCGTGTGCGAGGGCTACGACCTGATCGTGTACGGCGCGGTGGTGCCGGAGCTGCTCCGCTACGAGCCGTGGCACCTGACGCCCACCGAGGCGGGCGCGATCGGCAGCTACGGGTTGTTCGGCATGCTGGTCGGCGCCCTGTGCGCGGGCGCGGTCGCGGACGTCCTGGGGCGTCGCCGCACCGTCCTGATCAGCGTGGCGTGGTTCTCGCTCGCCATGGCGGCCTGCGCGCTCGCCCCCACGCCCGGCTGGCTCGGGCTGTTCCGGGCGCTCGGCGGTCTGGGCCTGGGCGGGGTCATGCCCACGGCGATCGCCCTGACCGTGGAGTGCTCGGCGCCGCACCGGCGCAGCCTCAACAACGCGCTGATGTTCTCCGGTTATTCGGTCGGCGGGATCCTCGCCGCGGTGCTGGCGATGCCGCTGCTGCCGCGCTACGGCTTCCGCGTCATGTTCTGGATCGGGGTGCTGCCGCTGGTACTGGTGGTGCCTCTGCTGTGGCGGTACCTGCCGGAGTCGGCGGCGTTCCTGCGGGCCGAGGGCCGTCTCGCCGAGGCGGAGGCGGTGGCACGGCGCTTCACCGCCGGCCGGCCCGCGCCCACCGCGCCGCCGCGGGCCGGGCCTCCGCGCGGGCGGTGA